The following coding sequences lie in one Methylotenera versatilis 301 genomic window:
- a CDS encoding DUF779 domain-containing protein, whose product MSERVSATPAAIELIHKLTAQHGPILFLQSGGCCEGSVPLCMPANEFKPGASDVIIGEIEGATFYMGHNHFQFSENMHTILDAMPGSSGSFSLDCGSGMAFITRGRLFTDEELETLPPVKTFGLN is encoded by the coding sequence ATGTCTGAACGTGTATCTGCAACCCCTGCTGCTATTGAGCTGATTCACAAGCTAACAGCGCAGCATGGTCCGATTTTATTTTTGCAATCTGGCGGATGTTGTGAGGGAAGCGTGCCGCTGTGCATGCCAGCAAATGAGTTTAAGCCTGGCGCGTCAGATGTCATCATAGGTGAAATTGAAGGCGCAACTTTCTATATGGGACACAACCATTTTCAATTCTCAGAGAATATGCACACCATATTAGACGCAATGCCTGGTTCTAGTGGCTCATTTTCATTAGATTGTGGTTCAGGAATGGCATTTATTACACGTGGACGACTGTTTACTGACGAAGAGTTAGAAACGCTGCCACCAGTTAAAACTTTTGGCTTAAATTAA
- a CDS encoding aldehyde dehydrogenase family protein → MSLDLLKGLGVKIPYKTKYDNFIGGKFVAPVKGEYFDVITPITGKPYTKAARSSAEDVELALDAAHAAADKWARTAPSERANLMLKIADRMEANLELLATAETIDNGKPIRETMNADIPLAIDHFRYFAGCMRAQEGSLSEIDENMVAYHFHEPIGVVGQIIPWNFPILMAAWKLAPAVVAGNCVVMKPAEFTPVSLLILMELIADILPPGVINVVNGYGREVGAPLANSRRIGKIAFTGSTVTGRVIAQAAASNLIPATLELGGKSPNVFFEDIADADDDFFDKAVEGLVLFAFNQGEVCTSPSRALIQESVYDKFMERVLPRVAAIVQGNPLDPNTMIGAQASQDQLNKIMSYMDIGKQEGAELLIGGQRNILKGEFSEGYYVQPTLLKGHNKMRVFQEEIFGPVLAVTTFKDEAEALAIANDTVFGLGSGVWTRDGSRAYRMGRGIKAGRVWTNCYHAYPAHAAFGGYKESGIGRETHKMMLDHYQQTKNLLVSYSPKKLGFF, encoded by the coding sequence ATGAGTTTAGATCTACTAAAAGGCCTTGGCGTTAAAATTCCATATAAAACTAAATATGATAATTTTATTGGCGGAAAATTTGTAGCGCCAGTTAAAGGTGAATATTTTGATGTTATTACTCCAATTACAGGGAAACCATATACAAAAGCAGCGCGTTCAAGTGCAGAAGATGTTGAACTGGCATTAGATGCAGCACACGCTGCCGCAGACAAATGGGCTAGAACAGCACCAAGTGAGCGCGCTAACTTAATGCTTAAAATTGCAGACCGCATGGAAGCTAATCTTGAGCTTTTAGCTACGGCTGAAACGATTGATAACGGTAAGCCAATTCGCGAAACAATGAACGCGGATATTCCATTGGCAATCGATCACTTCCGCTATTTTGCTGGCTGTATGCGCGCGCAAGAAGGTAGCTTGAGTGAAATTGACGAGAACATGGTGGCTTACCATTTCCATGAGCCTATTGGCGTAGTTGGTCAAATCATCCCTTGGAACTTCCCTATTCTGATGGCGGCTTGGAAACTTGCTCCAGCAGTGGTTGCAGGTAATTGTGTAGTAATGAAACCTGCAGAATTTACACCTGTCAGCTTATTGATTTTAATGGAACTTATCGCTGATATCTTACCTCCAGGTGTGATTAACGTGGTCAACGGTTATGGTCGTGAAGTAGGTGCGCCACTAGCTAACAGCCGTCGTATTGGCAAAATTGCCTTTACTGGTTCTACTGTCACTGGTCGCGTCATTGCACAAGCTGCTGCTTCAAACTTGATTCCAGCAACACTAGAATTAGGCGGTAAATCACCGAACGTATTCTTTGAAGATATTGCAGATGCTGATGATGACTTCTTTGATAAAGCCGTTGAAGGTTTGGTATTGTTTGCCTTTAACCAAGGTGAAGTATGTACTAGCCCATCACGTGCATTGATTCAAGAGTCTGTTTATGACAAATTCATGGAGCGTGTGTTGCCACGCGTAGCTGCAATCGTACAAGGCAACCCACTAGACCCTAACACGATGATAGGTGCGCAAGCATCACAAGATCAATTGAATAAAATCATGTCTTATATGGATATTGGTAAACAAGAAGGTGCTGAACTGCTAATTGGTGGTCAACGCAATATCTTAAAAGGTGAGTTTTCTGAAGGTTATTATGTACAGCCAACACTCCTTAAGGGCCATAACAAAATGCGCGTATTCCAAGAAGAGATTTTTGGCCCAGTGTTAGCTGTAACAACCTTTAAAGACGAAGCTGAAGCGCTTGCAATTGCTAATGACACTGTATTTGGTCTTGGTTCTGGCGTTTGGACACGTGATGGCAGCCGTGCTTACCGCATGGGTCGTGGTATTAAAGCGGGTCGTGTGTGGACTAACTGCTACCATGCCTATCCAGCGCATGCAGCATTTGGTGGTTACAAAGAATCTGGTATCGGCCGTGAAACTCACAAAATGATGTTAGACCACTACCAACAAACTAAAAACTTGTTAGTTAGCTATAGCCCTAAAAAACTTGGCTTTTTCTAA
- a CDS encoding cysteine hydrolase family protein gives MVTASQTLRDITGMGYQPANLKDSALILIDIQNTYRHGLMQLTNVEPAILEAQKLLKLARELKIPVIHIQHDAGVGSPYDITADIGAIAVEVAPIDGEKVIVKNYPNAFVETTLDAELKAFGIKNIVLAGFMTHMCVNSTAHGAFNLGYASTIVASATATRPLLSTNSRVLSAEEVHLGALASSRDLYAVVVDDINGLNK, from the coding sequence ATGGTTACAGCCTCACAAACTTTGCGCGACATTACTGGTATGGGCTATCAGCCAGCCAATTTAAAAGATTCAGCACTGATTCTAATTGATATTCAAAACACCTACCGACATGGCTTAATGCAACTCACAAATGTAGAACCAGCAATTCTTGAAGCGCAGAAATTACTTAAATTAGCTCGCGAGCTTAAAATTCCAGTTATTCATATTCAACACGATGCTGGTGTAGGTTCACCTTATGATATTACGGCTGATATTGGTGCAATTGCTGTTGAAGTAGCGCCAATTGACGGGGAGAAAGTCATTGTTAAAAATTATCCCAATGCATTTGTAGAAACCACCTTAGATGCTGAACTTAAAGCGTTTGGAATTAAAAATATTGTTTTAGCTGGTTTTATGACACATATGTGCGTGAACTCAACGGCACATGGTGCATTTAATTTAGGTTATGCGTCAACCATTGTCGCAAGCGCGACTGCAACTAGACCATTATTAAGTACAAATAGTAGAGTCTTAAGCGCTGAAGAAGTGCATCTTGGCGCACTCGCCTCAAGCCGAGACCTATATGCCGTGGTGGTTGATGATATAAATGGATTAAACAAATAA
- a CDS encoding adenylate/guanylate cyclase domain-containing protein: MTDILVTAPSVLTREFWRRFSAPTAESLGRSIMSLLVIAESIVCIFWIFTLSSLGDGYAIIAAVPYFYLVISYVSLFLFYRLKRYEYFTFTQLVMLLVMPFVMQWAIGGFAASSGVAIWAILSPVGALMILGTRQSTPWFLLFVGLAFISWKLNHYFAGNAMPIPTTLKDAFFLMNITGTASILYGVLRYFQAQKERVMISLELEQARSEKLLLNILPAAIAERLKANDMRIADHYDSVTVMFADLVNFTQISEKMPALQLIDLLSQVFLKFDQLAEKYQVEKIKTIGDAYMVVSGAPIMYTDHVTRIVEMAFDMKVVLQEVAAKTGIDLNMRIGIHTGPVVAGVIGSTKFSYDLWGDTVNLASRMESTCRPNNIQVTRETQALIKDAYIFSEKADVDVKGKGLVETYFLLARKSS; the protein is encoded by the coding sequence ATGACAGATATTTTAGTTACGGCACCCTCTGTATTGACGCGAGAATTTTGGCGCAGATTTTCTGCGCCTACTGCTGAATCCCTTGGCAGATCGATTATGTCTTTACTGGTGATAGCAGAGAGTATTGTCTGTATTTTCTGGATATTTACCTTATCAAGCTTAGGTGACGGCTACGCGATTATTGCAGCTGTGCCGTATTTTTACCTCGTCATTTCCTATGTTAGTCTGTTTTTATTCTACCGCCTCAAACGCTATGAGTATTTTACTTTTACACAATTGGTTATGCTGTTGGTCATGCCTTTCGTCATGCAATGGGCGATTGGTGGCTTTGCTGCATCTAGTGGTGTAGCAATCTGGGCGATATTATCGCCCGTTGGCGCTTTAATGATTCTAGGCACACGCCAATCAACACCTTGGTTTTTACTTTTTGTAGGCTTAGCTTTTATTTCGTGGAAGTTAAATCATTATTTCGCTGGTAATGCCATGCCAATTCCCACCACGTTAAAAGATGCATTCTTTCTGATGAATATTACAGGCACAGCATCCATATTGTATGGGGTTTTGCGTTATTTTCAAGCCCAAAAAGAGCGTGTTATGATTTCGTTAGAGTTAGAGCAGGCGCGCTCTGAAAAGTTATTGCTTAACATCCTTCCTGCAGCCATTGCTGAGCGGCTAAAAGCCAATGATATGCGTATCGCCGATCATTATGATTCTGTGACTGTGATGTTTGCTGATTTAGTCAATTTCACGCAAATTTCAGAAAAAATGCCAGCTTTGCAATTAATTGATTTGCTGTCACAGGTGTTTTTAAAATTTGACCAGTTGGCAGAGAAATATCAAGTAGAAAAAATCAAGACAATCGGCGATGCCTATATGGTTGTTTCTGGCGCGCCCATCATGTACACAGACCATGTGACTCGTATTGTTGAAATGGCATTTGATATGAAGGTCGTACTGCAAGAAGTCGCCGCTAAAACTGGCATAGATTTGAATATGCGTATTGGTATTCACACCGGCCCAGTGGTTGCAGGGGTGATTGGCAGCACCAAATTTAGTTATGATTTATGGGGTGATACCGTGAACTTAGCTAGCCGGATGGAAAGCACCTGTAGACCTAATAACATACAAGTGACGCGTGAAACGCAAGCGTTGATAAAAGACGCTTATATATTTTCAGAAAAAGCGGATGTTGATGTCAAAGGTAAGGGTTTGGTCGAAACTTACTTTTTACTTGCACGAAAATCTAGTTAA
- a CDS encoding rhodanese-related sulfurtransferase, translated as MSKYLTAALYKFVSLPNYKLLQTPILEACITNNIKGTLLLAEEGINGTIAGLPQDMHNLLNFLRTDAIFESRFADLEHKESFASEHPFYRMKVKLKKEIVTLGVPGVSPTKKVGTYVKPEDWNALISDPDVILIDTRNDYEVDIGTFKGAIDPKTTTFREFPEYVAEHFDKTKHKKVAMFCTGGIRCEKASSYMMDQGFEEVYHLQGGILKYLETVPEAESMWEGECFVFDQRVAVKHNLEVGEFDQCYACRHPLSPAEMQSTQYTAGISCPYCYDKLTEEKKASLTERQKQVILAKQRGQAHIGEKQKNN; from the coding sequence ATGTCTAAGTATTTAACTGCCGCGCTTTATAAATTTGTCAGCCTGCCTAATTACAAATTATTGCAAACGCCAATTTTAGAAGCCTGCATCACTAACAACATTAAGGGTACGCTATTGCTCGCTGAAGAAGGCATTAACGGCACCATTGCTGGCTTACCGCAAGACATGCATAACCTACTAAACTTCTTGCGCACTGATGCCATATTTGAAAGTCGCTTTGCGGATTTAGAACACAAAGAATCATTTGCGAGCGAGCATCCGTTTTATCGCATGAAAGTCAAACTCAAAAAGGAAATCGTTACACTTGGCGTACCTGGCGTTAGCCCTACTAAAAAAGTTGGCACTTACGTTAAGCCTGAAGACTGGAACGCGCTGATTTCTGACCCTGACGTGATTTTAATCGACACTCGCAACGACTATGAAGTGGATATTGGCACCTTTAAAGGCGCTATTGACCCAAAAACCACGACTTTTCGTGAATTTCCAGAATACGTTGCCGAGCATTTTGATAAAACCAAGCATAAAAAAGTCGCCATGTTTTGCACAGGCGGTATTCGCTGCGAAAAAGCCTCTTCCTATATGATGGATCAAGGTTTTGAAGAAGTTTATCACCTGCAAGGCGGCATTCTAAAATACCTAGAAACCGTTCCTGAAGCTGAAAGTATGTGGGAAGGTGAATGCTTTGTCTTTGATCAACGTGTAGCAGTGAAGCACAATTTAGAAGTCGGTGAATTTGACCAATGTTACGCCTGCCGCCATCCTCTATCGCCAGCTGAGATGCAAAGCACACAATATACCGCTGGCATTTCTTGTCCTTACTGTTATGACAAATTAACTGAAGAAAAAAAAGCCAGCCTGACAGAGCGGCAGAAACAAGTGATTCTCGCCAAGCAACGAGGCCAAGCGCACATTGGTGAAAAGCAGAAAAATAACTAA
- a CDS encoding formylmethanofuran dehydrogenase subunit C — protein sequence MTELTFTLKQPLTHSLDCAQLTPDFLKGLSISQIGAIKLSNQLVSELFEITGDDAENIVFKNSSQFFDNVGKNMTLGSITLEGDAGAYLGFGLKNGTIHCNGNAQAFAACNMVSGLLKIDGNTGDFLGGASSGLRKGMRGGTVIIKGNAGDRVGDQMRRGLILIEGNVGNYCASRMIAGTIGVLGNVGEYACFNMKRGTLLLAKRPKLHATIQDCGTHTLPFLNLMFKSFKPFNTQFSNIETKRVQRFVGDAVCSGNGEILLISHSS from the coding sequence ATGACCGAACTAACCTTCACGCTTAAACAACCATTAACCCACTCATTGGATTGCGCGCAACTAACGCCTGATTTTTTAAAGGGTTTGAGCATTAGCCAAATTGGTGCAATCAAATTAAGTAATCAACTCGTGTCAGAGTTATTTGAAATTACTGGCGACGATGCTGAAAATATTGTTTTCAAGAATAGTAGCCAGTTCTTTGACAATGTCGGCAAGAACATGACCTTAGGTAGCATCACTTTAGAAGGTGACGCTGGCGCGTATTTAGGCTTTGGTTTGAAAAATGGCACCATACATTGCAATGGTAACGCGCAAGCTTTTGCTGCCTGCAATATGGTCAGCGGCCTGCTTAAAATAGATGGTAATACTGGTGATTTTCTTGGTGGCGCTTCGTCAGGTCTACGCAAAGGCATGCGTGGCGGCACTGTCATTATAAAAGGCAATGCAGGCGATCGCGTGGGCGACCAAATGCGCAGAGGCTTAATTCTAATTGAAGGTAATGTAGGTAATTATTGCGCCAGCCGCATGATTGCTGGCACTATAGGCGTACTGGGCAACGTTGGGGAGTACGCCTGCTTTAACATGAAGCGCGGCACATTGTTGTTGGCTAAGCGCCCTAAGCTGCATGCAACAATACAGGATTGTGGCACACATACTTTGCCATTTTTAAACTTAATGTTTAAGTCTTTCAAACCGTTCAACACACAATTTTCTAATATTGAAACCAAGCGTGTACAGCGCTTTGTAGGTGATGCCGTATGTAGTGGTAATGGTGAGATTTTATTAATTTCACACTCGTCCTAA
- the fhcD gene encoding formylmethanofuran--tetrahydromethanopterin N-formyltransferase — protein sequence MIINGVQIDETFAEAFNMRGTRVIITAQNLKWAYHAANAMTGFATSVIGCGVEAGIEREMTEDETPDGRPGVSILMFAMGSKVLMQQLETRMGQCILTCPTAAAFSGIDSDEKINLGKNLRFFGDGFQTSKLISAKRYWRVPVMDGEFLCEETTGMVRAIGGGNFLILATSQPAALAAAEAAITAMKKIPNVIMPFPGGVVRSGSKVGSKYKTMFASTNDAFCPTLKGATNTELSPEIESVMEIVIDGIGFDDIAESMRVGIQAICDLGEASGVKRISAGNYGGKLGPHHFKLHEIMTSKST from the coding sequence ATGATCATTAACGGCGTACAAATAGATGAAACCTTTGCTGAAGCATTTAATATGCGCGGCACACGCGTGATCATCACAGCACAAAACCTAAAGTGGGCATATCACGCAGCAAATGCGATGACAGGCTTTGCAACCTCGGTGATTGGTTGCGGTGTAGAAGCTGGCATTGAACGTGAAATGACTGAAGATGAAACGCCAGATGGCAGACCAGGTGTAAGTATTTTAATGTTCGCCATGGGCAGCAAAGTACTGATGCAACAACTTGAAACACGCATGGGGCAATGTATCCTTACCTGCCCTACTGCTGCGGCATTTTCAGGCATCGATAGCGACGAAAAAATTAACCTAGGTAAAAATTTACGCTTTTTTGGTGATGGCTTCCAAACATCTAAGCTGATTTCTGCCAAACGCTACTGGCGTGTGCCAGTCATGGATGGCGAATTTTTATGCGAAGAAACCACAGGCATGGTGCGCGCGATTGGTGGTGGCAACTTCTTGATTCTGGCTACATCACAGCCCGCAGCACTTGCAGCGGCAGAAGCAGCCATCACTGCAATGAAAAAAATCCCTAACGTGATCATGCCATTCCCTGGCGGAGTTGTGCGCTCAGGTTCTAAAGTAGGCAGCAAGTATAAAACCATGTTTGCCTCAACCAACGACGCATTCTGCCCAACACTAAAAGGTGCTACCAATACCGAGCTATCACCTGAAATTGAAAGCGTGATGGAAATCGTGATTGATGGCATTGGCTTTGATGATATTGCCGAGTCCATGCGTGTTGGCATACAAGCTATTTGTGATTTAGGTGAGGCCAGTGGCGTAAAACGCATCTCTGCGGGTAATTACGGTGGAAAATTAGGCCCTCATCATTTTAAATTGCACGAAATTATGACTAGTAAATCAACATGA
- a CDS encoding pyridoxamine 5'-phosphate oxidase family protein, translated as MSRLYGEQHRKLQDEFGTRGMADRVEDLVCRTEFDDGAKGFISSVNMFFLSTIDHQGRPTTSYKGGDAGFVKVLDNTTLIFPSYDGNGMFFSMGNITTNQNVGLLFISFEAPNRLRVQGTASISKDPALMAHYKEADFVVTVKLSELWQNCPRYIPKMEKVRDSRYVPREHCETPLAGWKQLDLVQDILPETDAKKAKEIGIIPIEEWVGKIISGAPDA; from the coding sequence ATGAGTAGATTGTATGGGGAACAACATCGTAAGCTGCAAGACGAGTTTGGCACACGAGGCATGGCTGATCGTGTAGAAGATCTTGTTTGCAGAACTGAATTTGATGATGGGGCTAAAGGCTTTATTTCTAGCGTCAATATGTTCTTTTTATCAACAATCGACCATCAAGGTCGCCCGACTACGTCATACAAAGGCGGCGATGCTGGCTTTGTAAAAGTGCTCGATAACACAACTTTGATATTCCCGAGTTACGATGGTAATGGCATGTTTTTTTCTATGGGAAACATCACTACCAATCAGAATGTTGGCTTACTATTTATTTCTTTTGAAGCGCCTAATCGACTTCGCGTGCAAGGCACGGCAAGCATTTCAAAAGACCCTGCGCTAATGGCACACTACAAAGAAGCTGATTTTGTTGTCACCGTCAAGTTATCTGAACTTTGGCAAAACTGCCCAAGATATATTCCAAAAATGGAAAAAGTGCGTGATTCCCGCTACGTACCGCGTGAACATTGCGAAACACCATTGGCAGGCTGGAAACAACTAGATTTAGTACAAGATATTTTGCCGGAAACAGATGCTAAAAAAGCCAAAGAAATTGGCATCATCCCTATTGAAGAGTGGGTTGGTAAGATTATTTCAGGCGCACCCGACGCTTAG
- a CDS encoding formylmethanofuran dehydrogenase subunit A: protein MITLLKNGRIYDPTSGKDGVVQDIYIKNGRIIAKPSATEKITQTYDLTGKVVMAGAIDMHSHIGGGKVNIARMMLPEYQETKKYTEPEAHVCTPSCSHNATPSATDTGFRYIEMGYTAAFEPALMPVNARQTHLEMADTPMIDKGGYAMLGNDDYFLRMLTAKKDQKAINDYVAWILNATQSIGIKVVNPGGINAFKFNQRRLDLDENNSHYQVTPREILKSLSTAVHQLGIAKPLHVHCNNLGAAGNFQTTLDTMSASDGAPMHLTHIQFHSYGTEGDKKFSSAAAQISEALNKNKHITADVGQILFGQTVTASGDNMMQQLNAKHANPKKSVIMDIECDAGCGVVPFRYKDQNYVNALQWAIGLEIFLSVEDPWRIFLTTDHPNGAPFTSYPHLIRLLMDKTFRNEAFAKLNLDAQAMSNLTSLDREYSLYDIAIMTRAGAANLIGLNDRGHLGVGAGADITIYTDQADREAMFAKPDYVFKDGELVVKDGKVVKVVWGATHTAKPAFDIAVEKDLKDYFDKYHTMQLDSFKINDDEISSDGRGSIIVHENKKASH from the coding sequence ATGATTACACTTCTTAAAAACGGCAGAATTTATGATCCAACATCAGGTAAAGATGGTGTGGTTCAAGATATTTATATCAAAAATGGTCGCATTATTGCTAAACCTAGCGCTACTGAAAAAATCACACAGACTTATGATTTAACAGGCAAGGTAGTGATGGCGGGCGCGATCGATATGCATAGCCATATTGGTGGCGGCAAAGTCAATATTGCGCGGATGATGCTACCAGAATATCAAGAAACAAAAAAATACACCGAGCCTGAAGCGCATGTTTGTACGCCGAGTTGTAGTCATAATGCTACGCCTAGTGCGACCGATACGGGTTTCCGTTATATAGAAATGGGCTACACAGCAGCTTTTGAGCCAGCGCTCATGCCAGTCAATGCGCGCCAAACACATCTAGAAATGGCAGATACGCCAATGATAGATAAAGGCGGTTACGCCATGCTGGGTAATGATGATTACTTTTTACGTATGTTGACAGCAAAAAAAGATCAAAAAGCGATTAATGACTACGTAGCTTGGATACTCAATGCGACGCAATCTATTGGCATCAAGGTGGTGAACCCTGGTGGCATTAATGCATTCAAGTTCAATCAACGTAGGCTAGATTTAGACGAGAACAACAGCCATTACCAAGTTACCCCACGTGAAATATTAAAAAGCTTAAGTACCGCCGTACATCAACTTGGCATTGCCAAACCTTTACATGTGCATTGCAACAACCTTGGGGCAGCTGGAAACTTTCAAACTACGCTAGACACAATGAGTGCATCTGATGGCGCACCGATGCATCTCACCCATATTCAGTTTCATAGTTATGGCACAGAAGGTGATAAAAAGTTTTCATCGGCTGCTGCGCAAATTTCCGAGGCATTGAATAAAAACAAACACATTACTGCCGATGTAGGTCAGATCCTATTTGGTCAAACAGTGACCGCCTCTGGTGACAACATGATGCAGCAGTTGAATGCAAAACATGCCAACCCGAAAAAATCAGTCATTATGGATATTGAATGTGATGCGGGTTGCGGTGTAGTGCCTTTCAGATATAAAGATCAAAACTACGTCAACGCCTTGCAATGGGCAATTGGTTTAGAAATATTCTTATCGGTTGAAGATCCTTGGCGTATTTTCTTAACCACAGATCACCCTAACGGCGCGCCATTTACCAGCTACCCACATTTGATTCGTTTATTAATGGATAAAACCTTTAGAAACGAAGCTTTTGCCAAACTGAATTTAGATGCACAAGCCATGAGTAACTTAACTTCGTTAGACCGCGAATACAGCTTGTACGACATTGCCATTATGACGCGCGCAGGTGCAGCAAACCTCATTGGCTTAAATGACCGGGGACATTTGGGTGTTGGTGCAGGTGCAGATATCACAATCTACACAGATCAAGCCGACCGTGAAGCGATGTTCGCTAAACCCGACTACGTTTTCAAAGATGGCGAACTGGTTGTAAAAGACGGTAAAGTGGTTAAAGTCGTTTGGGGTGCGACGCATACCGCCAAACCAGCTTTCGATATTGCAGTAGAAAAAGATTTAAAAGATTATTTTGACAAGTACCACACGATGCAATTGGATAGTTTTAAGATTAATGATGATGAAATTAGTAGCGATGGGCGTGGTAGCATTATTGTCCATGAAAATAAAAAAGCATCTCATTAA
- a CDS encoding formylmethanofuran dehydrogenase produces MKPSINTTLPITHCCPACGLLCDDLVLNSTSPVSIKNACVKSVSFFEKAFAESTSKPSVAGKPTELSNAIQAAANILSKASHPLFAGLGTEVQGMRSIMRLAEKTSATLDHMHSEGTVRNTLAMQNSGWQTTTLTEIKNRADVILAIGTDIVSSYPRFFEKLVLNTDTLFNKPKPEVIYLGLAEETIKLPEIMNALNALMNAKNPLNKKPDNDMIGGVRIASLKLILEKLKAAKYGVVVWSASALKFPQAELTVQSITQLISKLNETNRVAGLPLNSGDGDSSVNNTSTWLSGYPTRNRFVNGHPEYDAYHFSTKRQIANCDALLWVSTFNACLPPDCEAPTIVIGHPDMQFEKQPDVFIPVGIPGVDHIGTMFRMDSSVAMPLKKLRETELPSLSDVICQIEAKLS; encoded by the coding sequence ATGAAACCTTCAATCAATACAACTTTACCAATAACGCATTGCTGCCCTGCTTGTGGTTTGCTGTGCGATGACTTGGTGTTAAATTCAACCTCTCCTGTAAGTATCAAAAATGCTTGCGTTAAAAGCGTTAGCTTTTTTGAAAAAGCTTTTGCTGAGAGCACTTCCAAGCCTAGCGTGGCTGGGAAACCTACCGAACTAAGCAATGCAATTCAAGCTGCAGCAAACATACTAAGCAAGGCTAGTCACCCATTGTTTGCTGGCTTGGGCACTGAAGTGCAAGGCATGCGCTCAATAATGCGCTTAGCAGAGAAAACCAGCGCTACGCTTGACCATATGCACTCCGAAGGCACTGTGCGCAACACTTTAGCGATGCAAAATAGTGGTTGGCAAACTACGACACTAACTGAAATTAAAAATCGCGCTGATGTCATTTTGGCGATTGGTACTGACATTGTCAGCAGCTATCCACGCTTTTTTGAGAAATTAGTGTTGAATACCGACACCTTATTCAATAAGCCTAAACCTGAAGTGATATATTTAGGCCTTGCTGAAGAAACTATCAAGTTACCTGAAATCATGAATGCATTGAATGCGCTCATGAATGCTAAGAATCCGCTGAATAAAAAACCTGATAATGACATGATTGGCGGCGTGAGAATCGCGTCACTCAAGCTGATTTTAGAAAAATTAAAAGCCGCAAAATATGGCGTGGTGGTTTGGTCAGCTAGCGCGTTGAAATTCCCACAAGCTGAACTTACTGTTCAAAGCATTACCCAACTTATTTCTAAGTTAAATGAAACCAATCGTGTTGCTGGCTTGCCACTCAACTCTGGCGATGGTGATTCTAGCGTTAACAATACCAGCACTTGGCTATCGGGCTACCCTACTAGAAATCGCTTCGTCAATGGTCATCCTGAATATGACGCTTATCACTTCTCAACTAAACGCCAAATAGCTAATTGCGATGCATTATTGTGGGTCAGCACGTTTAATGCCTGCTTGCCGCCAGATTGCGAAGCGCCAACTATCGTTATCGGCCATCCTGATATGCAGTTTGAAAAACAACCTGACGTGTTTATTCCTGTTGGCATTCCGGGCGTTGACCACATAGGCACTATGTTTAGAATGGATAGCTCTGTTGCCATGCCGCTTAAAAAATTACGCGAAACGGAATTACCAAGCTTAAGCGATGTTATCTGCCAAATTGAAGCGAAACTATCATGA
- the ndk gene encoding nucleoside-diphosphate kinase has protein sequence MAVQRTLSIIKPDAVAKNVIGKILTRFENAGLKIVEAKMAQLTKAEAEGFYAVHAARPFFADLVKFMISGPVMIQALEGENAVQVNRDLMGATNPKEAAAGTIRADFAESIDANAVHGSDSAENAAIEIAYFFGK, from the coding sequence ATGGCTGTTCAACGCACGCTTTCTATCATCAAACCTGATGCAGTGGCAAAAAATGTAATTGGTAAAATTCTTACGCGTTTTGAAAACGCAGGTTTAAAAATTGTTGAAGCTAAAATGGCACAATTGACTAAGGCAGAAGCTGAAGGTTTCTACGCTGTTCACGCTGCGCGTCCGTTCTTTGCTGATTTAGTAAAATTCATGATTTCAGGCCCTGTGATGATTCAAGCGCTTGAAGGCGAAAATGCTGTTCAAGTTAACCGTGATTTAATGGGCGCTACTAACCCAAAAGAAGCGGCTGCAGGTACGATTCGCGCTGATTTCGCTGAAAGCATTGACGCTAACGCAGTTCACGGTTCAGATTCAGCGGAAAATGCTGCGATCGAAATCGCTTATTTCTTCGGTAAATAA